A single Scleropages formosus chromosome 4, fSclFor1.1, whole genome shotgun sequence DNA region contains:
- the vdac1 gene encoding non-selective voltage-gated ion channel VDAC1 produces the protein MAVPPVYADLGKSAKDVFTKGYGFGLIKLDLKTKSENGLEFTSSGSANTETSKVSGSLETKYKWTEHGLTFTEKWNTDNTLGTEITLEDQLAKGLKLTFDSSFSPNTGKKSGKIKTNYKREHINLGCDVDYDINGTAVHGALVVGYEGWLAGYQMTFEAGKNRVTQSNFAVGYKTDEFQLHTNVNDGTDFGGSIYQKVNDNLETAVNLAWTAGNSNTRFGIAAKYQIDADASFSAKVNNSSLVGLGYTQSLKPGIKLTLSALLDGKNINAGGHKLGLGLEFEA, from the exons ATGGCTGTTCCGCCTGTATATGCTGACCTTGGCAAGTCCGCCAAGGATGTCTTCACCAAGGGATACG GCTTTGGTCTCATCAAGttggatttgaaaacaaagtCTGAAAATGGACTG GAGTTCACCAGCTCGGGATCAGCCAACACGGAGACCAGCAAGGTGTCCGGCAGCTTGGAGACCAAGTACAAGTGGACAGAGCATGGTCTCACCTTCACAGAGAAGTGGAACACTGACAATACTCTGGGCACAGAAATTACCCTGGAGGATCAG CTGGCTAAAGGGCTGAAACTGACCTTCGATTCCTCATTCTCTCCAAATACTGG GAAAAAGAGTGGAAAGATCAAGACCAACTACAAAAGGGAGCATATCAACCTGGGCTGCGATGTGGACTATGACATTAATGGCACGGCTGTGCACGGGGCCCTGGTGGTTGGCTATGAAGGCTGGCTGGCCGGATATCAGATGACTTTTGAGGCCGGGAAGAACAGGGTTACCCAGAGCAATTTTGCTGTGGGGTACAAGACTGATGAGTTCCAGCTCCACACAAACGT GAATGATGGCACTGACTTTGGAGGCTCCATCTACCAGAAGGTGAATGACAACCTGGAGACAGCTGTTAACCTGGCTTGGACTGCTGGGAACAGCAACACTCGCTTTGGCATTGCGGCCAAATACCAGATTGATGCGGATGCCTCCTTTTCA GCCAAAGTTAACAATTCCAGCCTGGTGGGCCTGGGATATACTCAATCTCTGAAGCCAG GTATAAAGCTGACCCTCTCTGCTCTTCTGGATGGGAAAAATATCAATGCTGGTGGCCATAAACTGGGTTTAGGACTGGAATTTGAGGCATAG
- the LOC108934076 gene encoding trans-Golgi network integral membrane protein TGN38-like isoform X1, whose translation MATVREPGGITKAFCVFSLIAALHIWPQLCFPVDPSTGVEASNMTNTTWQNKVVQKVNVDPAKQPENMNIMEDSSRENGTEVVVDNESDSKKLLNTSASLTADYDSLNPEQVGDAWNKEEEEEEIRKEEGFGIEEDDAGNEEEGFGIEEDDAGNEEEGFGVEEDDAGNEEEGFGIEEEDTGNEKEGFGIEEEDTGNEKEGFGIEEEDTGNEKKGFGDDEEDTWYQKVENDFRNEKADNGNEEYERNEEEDTWNEENIRKDGEGFVSREEDMDYLENERDEDVKFGNAANFNVDTNDKDENSHFFFHLVVIAFLVAIVYITYHNKRKIFLLAQNLRWRDSFCSRPVEYQRLSQNVSESMPSLKVTKDYIF comes from the exons ATGGCGACTGTCCGCGAGCCGGGCGGGATCACGAAAGCGTTCTGTGTGTTTTCGCTCATTGCCGCCCTACACATCTGGCCTCAGCTGTGCTTCCCTGTCGATCCGTCGACCGGCGTCG AGGCCAGCAACATGACTAACACTACATGGCAGAACAAGGTGGTACAAAAGGTGAACGTGGACCCTGCAAAACAGCCTGAGAACATGAACATTATGGAAGATTCCTCCAGGGAGAACGGGACCGAAGTTGTAGTTGATAATGAGAGCGATTCAAAAAAACTCCTCAATACCTCTGCATCCTTGACAGCAGATTATGATTCTTTGAATCCAGAGCAAGTGGGGGACGCATGGaacaaagaggaggaggaagaggaaattAGAAAAGAGGAAGGTTTCGGGATTGAGGAAGATGATGCTGGGAATGAAGAGGAAGGTTTCGGTATTGAGGAAGATGATGCTGGGAATGAAGAGGAAGGTTTCGGGGTTGAGGAAGATGATGCTGGGAATGAGGAGGAAGGTTTCGGGATTGAGGAAGAAGACACTGGGAATGAGAAGGAAGGTTTCGGGATTGAGGAAGAAGACACTGGGAATGAGAAGGAAGGTTTCGGGATTGAGGAAGAAGACACTGGGAATGAGAAGAAAGGTTTTGGGGACGATGAAGAAGACACTTGGTACCAGAAGGTGGAAAACGATTTTAGGAATGAGAAAGCGGACAATGGTAACGAGGAGTATGAGAGGAACGAGGAGGAGGATACCTGGAACGAAGAGAACATCAGGAAAGATGGTGAGGGCTTTGTGAGTAGGGAAGAAGACATGGACTATCTGGAGAATGAGAGGGATGAAGATGTAAAATTTGGCAATGCAGCAAACTTCAACGTGGATACAAACGATAAAGACGAAAACTCACACTTCTTCTTCCATCTTGTCGTCATCGCCTTCCTGGTGGCCATTGTGTACATTACCTACCACAACAAAAGAAAG ATTTTCCTCCTTGCCCAGAACCTGCGTTGGAGGGACAGCTTCTGTTCCCGGCCGGTAGAGTATCAGCGGCTGAGTCAAAACGTCAGCGAAAGTATGCCGTCGCTCAAGGTGACCAAAGATTATATCTTCTAA
- the LOC108934076 gene encoding trans-Golgi network integral membrane protein TGN38-like isoform X2 — MATVREPGGITKAFCVFSLIAALHIWPQLCFPVDPSTGVEASNMTNTTWQNKVVQKVNVDPAKQPENMNIMEDSSRENGTEVVVDNESDSKKLLNTSASLTADYDSLNPEQVGDAWNKEEEEEEIRKEEGFGIEEDDAGNEEEGFGIEEDDAGNEEEGFGVEEDDAGNEEEGFGIEEEDTGNEKEGFGIEEEDTGNEKKGFGDDEEDTWYQKVENDFRNEKADNGNEEYERNEEEDTWNEENIRKDGEGFVSREEDMDYLENERDEDVKFGNAANFNVDTNDKDENSHFFFHLVVIAFLVAIVYITYHNKRKIFLLAQNLRWRDSFCSRPVEYQRLSQNVSESMPSLKVTKDYIF; from the exons ATGGCGACTGTCCGCGAGCCGGGCGGGATCACGAAAGCGTTCTGTGTGTTTTCGCTCATTGCCGCCCTACACATCTGGCCTCAGCTGTGCTTCCCTGTCGATCCGTCGACCGGCGTCG AGGCCAGCAACATGACTAACACTACATGGCAGAACAAGGTGGTACAAAAGGTGAACGTGGACCCTGCAAAACAGCCTGAGAACATGAACATTATGGAAGATTCCTCCAGGGAGAACGGGACCGAAGTTGTAGTTGATAATGAGAGCGATTCAAAAAAACTCCTCAATACCTCTGCATCCTTGACAGCAGATTATGATTCTTTGAATCCAGAGCAAGTGGGGGACGCATGGaacaaagaggaggaggaagaggaaattAGAAAAGAGGAAGGTTTCGGGATTGAGGAAGATGATGCTGGGAATGAAGAGGAAGGTTTCGGTATTGAGGAAGATGATGCTGGGAATGAAGAGGAAGGTTTCGGGGTTGAGGAAGATGATGCTGGGAATGAGGAGGAAG GTTTCGGGATTGAGGAAGAAGACACTGGGAATGAGAAGGAAGGTTTCGGGATTGAGGAAGAAGACACTGGGAATGAGAAGAAAGGTTTTGGGGACGATGAAGAAGACACTTGGTACCAGAAGGTGGAAAACGATTTTAGGAATGAGAAAGCGGACAATGGTAACGAGGAGTATGAGAGGAACGAGGAGGAGGATACCTGGAACGAAGAGAACATCAGGAAAGATGGTGAGGGCTTTGTGAGTAGGGAAGAAGACATGGACTATCTGGAGAATGAGAGGGATGAAGATGTAAAATTTGGCAATGCAGCAAACTTCAACGTGGATACAAACGATAAAGACGAAAACTCACACTTCTTCTTCCATCTTGTCGTCATCGCCTTCCTGGTGGCCATTGTGTACATTACCTACCACAACAAAAGAAAG ATTTTCCTCCTTGCCCAGAACCTGCGTTGGAGGGACAGCTTCTGTTCCCGGCCGGTAGAGTATCAGCGGCTGAGTCAAAACGTCAGCGAAAGTATGCCGTCGCTCAAGGTGACCAAAGATTATATCTTCTAA